A stretch of DNA from Kazachstania africana CBS 2517 chromosome 3, complete genome:
ATAGATTTAGTACGATAAGATCACGCATTAGTAACTTAGGATGTTAACTGTCAAATCACTGGGCGTGTACTCTAGAGAAATAATTAAGGAGATTGCAGGACAACATGGAGAAGAATGTATGTTTACGCCCCAggatgaattgaaaacgTATATAGATCTCATCTTATTACTACAACATGGAGTCGCATGAATCATACACCTCGGAATGAAATGGGAGGGTCCTGCTAAGTAGTTTGAAATCAAGATCAGCTGACTAGCAATTCTATACGAACAAATGCCATAGGTGCACCTTTCAAATATAGCAACATTCAGGCCTGCCCCGCTAGAAAGTCGACGGTCGTGAGACTCCATTGGGGGTTCATCGCTCAATTTGCTTTTCTGAGGTCGCATTATCGAATGACGCCAAGCACAGAAGGGAAACCCAAACCGCGCGCCAGTCTCAGCCCACCGAGACATTTTATTCTTCCAATATTGCCCTTTATAACCCTTTGAAAGTTACAAAATGttgataataatgacgATAGTGGCATTGCGTATGTGGGTCGTGGCACATCTATGTTACACACGAAAATACTGAGAAGTCGGAATGTACTCACAGGAGCATGTGGGATCGAGAATTTAATAAAGGTTGAAGGgtttcttttatttttgctCTTGAATAATTGATacacacatatatatacgtatggaaatataaatacttacatattatttgatatagACTATCCTAAGgtttatcttttcttggaTAACTACAGTActattaaatatatataattgcAATCAGATTGTAGTAATGGCTTCTGAAAAAGTTAACGAGGCCCCACAGCATCCACCTCCCGCATATGTTCCCAACAAGGAGGAACATTACTCAAACCCTTCCACTTCTAGTGAAGGAACACGATATCAGCAACAAAGTCAACAAAATCAGCAAAATCAACCCCCCATCCAGCAGGCTAATCAAAATCAGTATAATTTCAGGCAAGACCAATATTATAACTTACAATCCCAAACAAGTGGCGCACCCATTGGATCATTCCAAGACGCTTTTCCaacagatgaagaaaagaagaagataaaattcaaCGATTGGCCTTTtacaattttcttcattatctgtGTCTTCGGTTTCGTTGCTATTGCAGGTATAACATTACGCTCATGGGCACGGACTTATTCTGCAACAGGTTCTGGCATTTATACTTCAACTAATACTGGTACAATGAATACAAATTCTGCAATTCTTCTGGTTTTTTCATGTGCAATTGCCTTATTTTTTGCCTTCTTGGGCATTCTCTTATGTAGATTATGCCCAAGGTTCTTTATTATAACAGGGATGGTAGTGAATATTATAGCGGCACTGGGAACTGCAATTATGTACATGTCTCTAAAATATTGGTCCGCAGGAATTACCTTCCTGGTATTCACTTTTTTCACAGCATGGTGTTACTGGGGGATGAGATCAAGAATCCCACTCACCGTGAATATACTGAAAATTGTTATTGACGCCATGAAAAAGTGCCCACAAACTTTAATCATATCTACAATCGGCACCTTGGTTGCTACCGCTTTTGCGCTTCTATTTTCTGCAGTCATCGTAGCCACTTACATTAAATATGATCCAAGTAATACCAACCCAGGTTGTGACGTCTCCGGAGGAGG
This window harbors:
- the PNS1 gene encoding Pns1p (similar to Saccharomyces cerevisiae PNS1 (YOR161C); ancestral locus Anc_5.502), producing MASEKVNEAPQHPPPAYVPNKEEHYSNPSTSSEGTRYQQQSQQNQQNQPPIQQANQNQYNFRQDQYYNLQSQTSGAPIGSFQDAFPTDEEKKKIKFNDWPFTIFFIICVFGFVAIAGITLRSWARTYSATGSGIYTSTNTGTMNTNSAILLVFSCAIALFFAFLGILLCRLCPRFFIITGMVVNIIAALGTAIMYMSLKYWSAGITFLVFTFFTAWCYWGMRSRIPLTVNILKIVIDAMKKCPQTLIISTIGTLVATAFALLFSAVIVATYIKYDPSNTNPGCDVSGGGCSHAKLIGILVVVFFCGYYITEVIRNIIHVTVSGVFGSWYYMYKSDQGMPRWPALGAFKRAMTYSFGSICFGSLIVSIIDTIRQLLNLLRQGSLTNQNFGNWSQIVFMVIDWIIGLLRWLAQYFNHYAYSFIALYGKPYLKAAKETWYMIREKGIDALINDNLVNVALGFYTLFASYISCLFAFLYLRFTSPGYNSGGDFNAPLMAFSFVIALQICNIANEVIRSGVATFFIALGNDPEVFQRSYPDKFDAIFRSYPQVLQKLSHQNV